The following proteins are encoded in a genomic region of Halonatronomonas betaini:
- a CDS encoding TolC family protein: MKNKLLITFICLLLIISGIGLITATSSSGFNQTAAVAADGEAAETDSDASPGDNDSQAGQSNNQNEARLPDQASLQEIIDLALENNYGYSQLQYQLEEAEARKAQLEAGLDWRGDLLTDLELVNTPEVLKTVYDIAEEDIDDYLGFVNFTVAASRDIISDPETDFQREALELDISDSELELSRKEQELIVEVAGAYYDLKEAKTGQMLAERAVEISEKQLEQVQVLYEAEEATETDLKEVELEIEEARDGLETAKEMVSLARENLEQTLGEASLDSQQIDTLALAAAEEIDLPEKASPWPWDLEASKEIARDERLDLERLRQAIDLIDAEEARLKDEQSPDFTASFSYRPADIDILASVNLDDSGRLITSLTRVESNLPDLPELEDLDDEEVEQILEDLLELVDVSWDDFNDIDLDQNGIDLDAPDNQDSIDLGDMDQVQTSSQNNNNLEPMNTSNNSNSNSGSNSSSTWQISLGMEYNFYDSGLEEEQLREIEAERKGQLESLAEAESGIGLEVEAQWQELESAYRELRNSKSNLNLASRRLSDGDHLLETEMITEYEYNMLELNYYQASADVITAYYHLRQEQAELALALGLSADWYRGELGD, encoded by the coding sequence ATGAAAAATAAATTATTAATTACATTTATCTGCCTGCTCCTGATAATCTCAGGAATTGGCTTAATCACAGCAACCAGTTCCAGTGGTTTTAATCAAACTGCTGCTGTCGCCGCAGATGGTGAAGCCGCTGAAACCGACAGTGATGCCAGCCCTGGAGATAACGATAGTCAGGCTGGCCAGTCCAATAATCAGAATGAAGCCCGGCTACCAGATCAGGCCAGCCTCCAGGAGATAATCGACCTGGCCCTGGAGAACAATTACGGCTACAGCCAGCTCCAGTATCAGCTTGAAGAAGCCGAGGCCAGAAAGGCCCAGCTTGAGGCAGGGCTGGACTGGCGTGGCGATCTCCTGACCGATTTAGAGCTAGTAAACACGCCAGAAGTTCTAAAAACAGTCTATGACATAGCAGAAGAGGATATCGACGACTACCTGGGCTTTGTCAACTTTACAGTTGCAGCCAGTCGGGATATTATCTCAGATCCAGAGACAGACTTTCAGCGAGAGGCCCTGGAGCTTGATATCAGCGATTCTGAGCTGGAGCTAAGCAGAAAAGAACAGGAGCTGATTGTGGAAGTTGCCGGTGCCTATTACGATCTAAAGGAGGCCAAAACCGGCCAGATGCTGGCAGAAAGGGCAGTTGAGATAAGCGAGAAACAGCTGGAACAGGTCCAGGTGCTCTATGAGGCCGAAGAGGCCACAGAGACAGACCTAAAAGAAGTTGAACTAGAAATAGAAGAAGCCAGAGATGGCCTGGAGACAGCTAAAGAGATGGTCAGCCTGGCCAGAGAAAACCTTGAGCAGACCTTAGGCGAAGCCAGCCTGGACTCCCAGCAGATTGATACCCTGGCCCTGGCTGCTGCAGAAGAAATCGATCTCCCTGAAAAAGCCTCGCCCTGGCCCTGGGATCTTGAGGCCAGCAAAGAGATAGCCAGAGATGAAAGGCTAGACCTTGAGCGCTTAAGACAGGCCATCGACTTAATCGACGCAGAAGAAGCCAGGTTAAAAGACGAGCAGAGCCCTGATTTTACAGCCAGCTTTAGCTATCGGCCAGCAGATATCGATATCCTGGCAAGTGTCAACCTGGATGATAGCGGCCGGCTAATCACCTCCCTGACAAGAGTCGAGTCAAATCTGCCAGACCTGCCTGAACTTGAAGACCTGGATGACGAAGAAGTTGAGCAGATCTTAGAAGACCTGCTTGAGTTAGTAGATGTAAGCTGGGACGACTTTAATGATATTGATCTGGACCAGAACGGAATAGATCTCGATGCACCTGATAATCAGGATTCAATCGATTTAGGTGACATGGACCAGGTTCAGACCAGCAGTCAGAATAATAATAACCTGGAACCAATGAACACCAGTAACAACTCAAATTCCAACTCTGGTTCCAATTCCTCATCCACCTGGCAGATTAGCCTGGGCATGGAATATAACTTCTATGACTCAGGCCTGGAAGAAGAACAGCTCAGAGAGATAGAAGCTGAGAGAAAGGGTCAGCTGGAATCCCTGGCTGAAGCCGAATCCGGCATTGGCTTAGAAGTTGAGGCCCAGTGGCAGGAACTGGAGTCAGCCTACCGGGAACTCAGGAATAGTAAATCCAATCTCAACCTGGCATCCAGACGGCTCTCCGATGGCGACCATCTCTTAGAGACCGAGATGATCACCGAATACGAATATAATATGCTGGAGCTAAATTACTATCAGGCATCTGCCGATGTCATTACCGCCTATTATCACCTCAGGCAGGAACAGGCAGAACTGGCCCTGGCATTAGGACTCTCAGCAGACTGGTATCGTGGCGAGCTAGGGGATTAA